A single genomic interval of Phycisphaerae bacterium harbors:
- a CDS encoding OmpA family protein encodes MFGCMKGATLVSGILLMFVATGCCCGLFNKPAVEEPGPVVEAPTYVEPSPAPAPPPPAPVALPAAPPPALPPAVTKSIQELSDKYPGLFKFDKDKGLLRFNADAMFDSGSFVVKPEAEAALGKLAKILNEEGARDRSLTIIGHTDTDPVVKSPTIRALKKLGKSVDNNGLSEARAEAVAAILRAGAVDASRMVTKGRGEAEPVGNNRTVEGKARNRRVEVYVTPAKSVS; translated from the coding sequence ATGTTCGGGTGCATGAAAGGTGCGACGCTGGTATCTGGGATCCTGCTGATGTTCGTGGCGACGGGGTGCTGTTGCGGTCTGTTCAACAAGCCTGCCGTCGAAGAGCCCGGTCCTGTCGTCGAGGCGCCCACGTATGTGGAGCCTTCGCCTGCACCCGCGCCTCCGCCGCCTGCGCCGGTGGCTCTGCCTGCGGCCCCTCCGCCGGCGTTGCCGCCGGCCGTCACCAAGTCAATTCAGGAACTGAGTGACAAGTATCCAGGGCTGTTCAAGTTCGACAAGGACAAAGGTCTCCTGCGGTTCAATGCAGATGCCATGTTTGACTCCGGTTCGTTCGTTGTGAAGCCCGAGGCCGAGGCCGCTCTCGGGAAACTGGCCAAGATTCTCAATGAAGAAGGGGCCAGGGATCGCAGCCTGACCATCATTGGTCACACCGACACTGATCCGGTGGTGAAGTCTCCGACGATTCGTGCCCTGAAGAAGCTCGGCAAGAGCGTGGACAACAACGGTTTGAGCGAAGCCCGGGCAGAGGCGGTAGCCGCGATTCTCCGAGCCGGGGCCGTTGACGCCTCGCGGATGGTTACCAAAGGCAGGGGCGAGGCCGAGCCGGTGGGGAACAACCGGACGGTCGAGGGCAAGGCGAGGAACCGCCGCGTCGAAGTTTACGTGACGCCCGCCAAGTCCGTGTCGTAA